The following coding sequences lie in one Silurus meridionalis isolate SWU-2019-XX chromosome 19, ASM1480568v1, whole genome shotgun sequence genomic window:
- the mrps16 gene encoding 28S ribosomal protein S16, mitochondrial, giving the protein MVHLSSLLFKKYHGGHVAIRLALGGATNRPFYRIVAAYNKRARDGKYIEQLGSYDPLPNIYNEKLVAFNYERIKYWMGCGAHPTKPVAKLLGLAGFFPLHPMTITEAERRKAEATTVSKQEAAEDPDEEEKQAEQ; this is encoded by the exons ATGGTCCATCTGT CAtcactattatttaaaaagtaccaCGGAGGTCACGTGGCTATCCGCCTGGCGCTCGGCGGCGCCACCAACAGACCGTTTTACCGCATCGTGGCTGCCTACAACAAAAGGGCACGAGACGGGAAGTACATTGAGCAGCTGGGATCGTACGACCCTCTTCCCAACATCTACAACGAGAAGCTCGTCGCCTTCAACTACGAAAGAATCAAGTACTGGATGGGTTGCGGAGCTCATCCCACTAAACCCGTGGCCAAACTTTTGG GCCTGGCCGGATTTTTCCCGCTGCATCCGATGACCATAACGGAGGCGGAACGCCGGAAAGCAGAAGCTACAACGGTTTCGAAACAGGAAGCGGCTGAAGATCCAGAcgaagaagaaaagcaggcgGAGCAGTAG